Within Amycolatopsis sp. cg5, the genomic segment TCGACGCGCGTGCCGTCCAAGCTGTCATGCGTGAATTCCCAGCGCACGACCCCGTCACCTGACCGGTATTCGAGCACGCGCGGCGCCTCGGCGACGACGACCTCAGCCGCGGGCACGTACTGATTCGTGGCCCGCAGTGGTGCTTCGCCGCCGGGCACGACCTGCTCGCCCTCGGTCAGCAGCTCCCAAACCTCGTCGAGCGTCTTCCAGACCAGGTCACGCCGGAACCGCACGACCCCGTCGACGACCTCGCCCTCGTCGAGCCCGAACTCGGCGACGTACGCGGCCATCGGCTCCAGCCACTTCGACGGCGGCTCGGCGGTCCCGCCGTCGAGCCGCGCTTCGAGCGCGGCGAGGCAGACGTCCCAGCCGGTCGCGTTCCGGCCGGCGGCCAGCGCCGCGATCGCCGGTTCGCCCCTGCCGAAGGTGTGCGTGAACACCAGCCGCGAGCCGTCACCGTCTGGCGTGATTTCCCAGCTCAGCACGTCTTCGTTCCACGTGAAGGTGAACAGGCGCGGCGGGTCGCAGTCGAGGATCTCGCCGGTGCTCGTCAGGTCCTCGCCCTCGAAGGCGAACTCGATCGGCGCGCCCGCTTTGAGCTCGGCCTTCACCGCGGCGGGGAACCAGTGCGCGAGTTCGGCCGGGTCGGTGATCGCGTGCCAGACCTTCTCGGGTGGGTGCGCCAGCTTCCGTTCCAGGCGCAGCATCGGCCGCTCGTCGACGGTGTGCAGGGTGGCGCGCTCCACTGGGCTTACCTCCATGTTGGTGCCGTGGCGGTAATATACCCAGTGAGGCATATAAGCTGTCAAGCGCGCATGGCGGCGACCGCTTCGGCCAGTTCGGGGTCCGCGGCGGCCTTGTCGAGCGCGCCGCGCAACGTGTCCTGGTACGTCGGCTCGGCCTTGGCCTGCCGCTCGCGGCCGTCGTCGGTGATCAGCGAGTAGACGCCCCTGCGGTCGTTCTCGCAGAGGTCGCGCACGGTCAGCCCGGCGTCTTCGAGGCGCGCGACCATCCGGCTGACCGAACTCTGGTTGAGCCCGATCGCGCCCGCGAGGTCCTGCATCCGCAGGCAGCCGCCCTCGGCGACGGTCAGATGGCTGAGCGCGCGGTACTCGGACAGGCCGAGTCCATGCTTGCGCTGCAAGGCTTTCGCGAGCTCTTGCTCGACCCTGCTGTGCAGCGCGACGACGCGGCCCCAGCTCTGCTCGTCGGTCACGGCGGCCTCCTTGGACGGTGCTTGACACCAGATTACATGCAGTGCCAATATCTGCTTGCACATACATATATCTGGTGGGAGAGAAAATCCTCATGACCGACGACCGCAAGTTCCTGTTCCTCCTGGGCAGTTCCCGCACCGGCGGCAACACCGAGACCCTCACCCGCGAGGCCGCCCGCCCCGTCGACGCGTCCCAGCGCTGGCTGCGCCTGTCCGACCTGCCACTGCCCCGCTTCCAGGACGCCCGCCACGACGGCCGCCGCTACCTCACCCCGGCAGGCAACGAGCAGGAGCTGCTCGACGCGACCCTCGAAGCCACCGACATCGTCATCTCCTCGCCGGTCTACTGGTACTCCGTGTCCTCCGAGGTTAAGCTCTACCTCGACTACTGGTCGGGCTGGCTCTACGTGCCCGGCGTCGACTTCAAAGCCCGCATGCGCGGCAAGACCCTATGGGGCGTAAGCGTTCTGGCCGAAGGCCCTGAGCAGGCGGAGCCGCTCGTCGGCACGCTGCGGCGGTCCGCGGAGTACCTCGGCATGAACTGGGGCGGCGTCCTGCTCGGCAACGGCAGCCGCCCGGACGACGTCCTCAAGGACTCGTCGGCACTGACGGCCGCGAAGTCCTTCTTCGCCAAGGAATTCGCCACCGTCTGAGCGGCCCGGGGTCGTGAGTGGTACGGCCGGTTCTAACCCAATGCCCGGGTAGTTAAGGCTTGGCTTGTGTTGTCACATCGACGCAGGGCCGCGCGAAACCCGAGTTTGGGCCATCCACTGGCCCAAACTCGGGTTTCGCGGTGATCGGACCACTGTCAACGGCCCGATCACCAGCCAGCAGCGTCCGCGCACGACCCAAGTCGCTGACCTTTGTCCCGAATTATCGTATTTGCCGCTTTTCTGGGTGGGGTTGGACGTAGTGAACGCCTCGTTCACAACGTTTAGCCGTCCCTGCGGCACCCGCCGAGCGCTGACGACCTCGCCCGCGACGGCCCCCACCCGTATATCCGGGTGAAGGAGGCCCTCACCTACTCGAACTGGGTGAGGGAGGCCCTCACTCGGTTCGACTAGCAGACACGTCATGTTTCGACATCCGCACAGGTAGCACCGCCCACAAAGCGCGCGACCGTCGTGACCCTGAAGCTCGCGCTACCTTGGAGACATGGGCTCGGACTGGAAGCGGTTCTGGGTGGTCGACGCGGTGATCGGCCTGGCGGGCGTCGGGTACGTGACGTTCGAGCTGGCTCGGTCGCCTGGGCCGGTCGGGTTTTGGCCGGTCTTCGTGGGGTACGGGGCGTGCGTCGTCCTGGCCGGGCTGGTCGCGCTCTGCTATTTCGCCCTGCGCGAGACGGCGCGGGAAAAGTCTCGTGGTGAGCGCTGATGGACCGCGACCTGGTGAATCAGCGGTGGGACGCGCTCGACGCCGACGACCATGCCATGGATCGCGACGCTGTCGCCCAGCGCTGGGACGAACTCGAGCAAGGCACGTTCGTCGCCAAGCCGATCGCTTCGCTCGAAGAAGACGATGTGCGCCGGCCGCCTGACATCCTCGGCCTCTGGCCGCTGGGTTAGACGCTGCGCAGTACCGAGACGACCGTGCCGAGGATCGTGGCCTCGTCGCCGTCGATCACGTCGTAGGCCGGGTTGCGGGGCTCCAGGTAGACGTGGCCGTTGCGGCGGCGGTAAACCTTGACCGTGGCCTCGCCGTCGATCATCGCGGCGACGATCTGCCCGGAGTGGGCCTCCGACTGCTGGCGGACCACGACGATGTCGCCGTCGCAGATGGCCGCGTCGATCATCGACTCGCCTCGCACGCGGAGGCCGAAGACCGTGCCGCGGCCGGTGAGGCCGCGGGGCAGGGTCAGCATGTCGTCGGTGTGCTCTTCGGCCGTGATGGGCGTTCCGGCCGCGATGTCACCGACCACGGGCACGCTCACCTGATCCTCGGCGGGCTCGCGGGTGGACGGCTCGAGGAACGCGCGCACGTCGATGGGGCGGGACATCGTGCTGCTGCGGCGCAGGAAACCCTTGTCCTCCAGCGCCGCCAGGTGTTTGGACACCGAAGACGACGACTTCAGGCCGACCGCCTCGCCGATTTCGCGGCTGCTCGGCGAATATCCGTGGCGGACCACCCAGTCCCGGATCGTCACCAGGATCTTCTGCTGGCGCAGCGGCAGCTCCGAAGCGTCCAGGTGATCGAATGCGTCGACATCGTGGTAGGTGGTCACCTGCGGAATGGTAGAGGTAGCCACCGACAATTCCGCGCGGCACCCGCGCGAGTCGTGTACGACATCGCCGGTTCTGTTGCCTGGGAACGCAAACCAACGGGGGTCGTGAGCGTTGCGGGCGGTTCTAATACTCCAGCTGTAGTTCGTGATGTGGCTGGCGTGTCGGTGAAATAGGCGCGGCCACCACGGTGATCATGAGTGTTTGTGAAGACAAATCAAGATCTCGTGGTGGCCGCGGCTGCCAGCGTAGACCGTGGTCGGTGGCAGTCGTTGCTGGGTGAGGTCATGGCGCGGGTGGCGGGTCGGTTTCGTCGGGTGGAGTCGCGGCGTCGGGCGTCCCGGTTCGTGCGGGGGCTGCTCTCGGAGCTGCCGCGGGTGAACTGCTGGACCATCGCTGAGCAGGTCGGGGACCGGACTCCGGATGGGATGCAGCATCTGTTGTCGCGGGCGTCCTGGGACGCTGACGGGGTTCGTGACGATCTGCGGGATTTCGTGGTCGACCACCTCGGTGACACCGATGTGGTGCTGGTTCTCGACGAGACCGGGGATGTGAAGAAAGGTGTCTGCACTGTCGGGGTGCAGCGGCAATACACCGGCACCGCGGGGCGGATCGAGAACTCGCAGGTGTCGGTGTTTCTGACGTACTCGACCTCACGTGGGCACACGTTGATCGACCGGGAGCTTTACCTGCCGCGGCGCTGGGCCGATGACCGGGATCGGCGGGAGAAGGCCGGGGTGCCGGACGAGACCACCTTTTCGACGAAGTCCCGCCAGGCCAGGAAAATGGTCTTTCGGGCGCTCGACGCGGGTATCGCGGTGGGATGGGTGACCGGAGACGAGGTCTATGGCAAAGACGCCGCCGGGTTGCGTGACCCGCTGGAGAAGCGA encodes:
- a CDS encoding SRPBCC family protein is translated as MLRLERKLAHPPEKVWHAITDPAELAHWFPAAVKAELKAGAPIEFAFEGEDLTSTGEILDCDPPRLFTFTWNEDVLSWEITPDGDGSRLVFTHTFGRGEPAIAALAAGRNATGWDVCLAALEARLDGGTAEPPSKWLEPMAAYVAEFGLDEGEVVDGVVRFRRDLVWKTLDEVWELLTEGEQVVPGGEAPLRATNQYVPAAEVVVAEAPRVLEYRSGDGVVRWEFTHDSLDGTRVEITQTAVAEERRPTVLAAWHTHLDLFFAATHGEIICPWPAERTEELKARYAAK
- a CDS encoding MarR family winged helix-turn-helix transcriptional regulator, which codes for MTDEQSWGRVVALHSRVEQELAKALQRKHGLGLSEYRALSHLTVAEGGCLRMQDLAGAIGLNQSSVSRMVARLEDAGLTVRDLCENDRRGVYSLITDDGRERQAKAEPTYQDTLRGALDKAAADPELAEAVAAMRA
- a CDS encoding flavodoxin family protein, which encodes MGEKILMTDDRKFLFLLGSSRTGGNTETLTREAARPVDASQRWLRLSDLPLPRFQDARHDGRRYLTPAGNEQELLDATLEATDIVISSPVYWYSVSSEVKLYLDYWSGWLYVPGVDFKARMRGKTLWGVSVLAEGPEQAEPLVGTLRRSAEYLGMNWGGVLLGNGSRPDDVLKDSSALTAAKSFFAKEFATV
- the lexA gene encoding transcriptional repressor LexA, encoding MTTYHDVDAFDHLDASELPLRQQKILVTIRDWVVRHGYSPSSREIGEAVGLKSSSSVSKHLAALEDKGFLRRSSTMSRPIDVRAFLEPSTREPAEDQVSVPVVGDIAAGTPITAEEHTDDMLTLPRGLTGRGTVFGLRVRGESMIDAAICDGDIVVVRQQSEAHSGQIVAAMIDGEATVKVYRRRNGHVYLEPRNPAYDVIDGDEATILGTVVSVLRSV